A window of Candidatus Deferrimicrobiaceae bacterium contains these coding sequences:
- the rpmE gene encoding 50S ribosomal protein L31, with the protein MKEGIHPKYIPAVVKCVCGNSFESTSVNDEIKVAICSQCHPFFTGKQKLIDTAGRIEKFQKKYGKG; encoded by the coding sequence ATGAAGGAAGGCATCCACCCCAAGTACATCCCCGCCGTCGTCAAGTGCGTCTGCGGGAACAGCTTCGAAAGCACCTCGGTGAACGACGAGATCAAGGTCGCCATCTGCTCGCAGTGCCACCCGTTCTTCACCGGCAAGCAGAAGCTGATCGACACCGCCGGCCGCATCGAGAAGTTCCAGAAGAAGTACGGAAAGGGCTGA
- the hisB gene encoding imidazoleglycerol-phosphate dehydratase HisB: MPREARFERKTKETDISVALRLDGTGDGEIATTVPFLDHMLTLFTRHGLFGLTIRATGDTDVDYHHLVEDVGICLGEAFKRALGDLAGIARYGFSSVPMIEALANVTVDISARPHLVYNCPLAPEKVGTFDVELVEEFMRAFSQSSGVCLHVNVPYGSNAHHTVEAVFKALGRAMSDAVRIDPRIKGVMSTKGVLA; the protein is encoded by the coding sequence ATGCCGCGGGAAGCCCGCTTCGAACGCAAGACGAAAGAGACCGACATCTCGGTGGCCTTGCGGCTCGACGGCACCGGAGACGGCGAGATCGCCACGACCGTTCCCTTCCTCGACCACATGCTCACGCTGTTCACGCGGCACGGGTTGTTCGGCCTGACGATCAGGGCGACCGGCGACACGGATGTCGACTACCACCATCTGGTCGAGGATGTCGGCATCTGCCTGGGCGAGGCCTTCAAGCGGGCGCTGGGCGACCTGGCGGGCATCGCGCGCTACGGATTCTCGAGCGTCCCCATGATCGAGGCGCTGGCCAACGTGACGGTCGACATCTCTGCTCGGCCGCATCTCGTCTACAACTGTCCGCTCGCGCCCGAGAAAGTCGGGACGTTCGACGTCGAGCTGGTCGAGGAGTTCATGCGTGCCTTCTCCCAGTCGTCGGGCGTTTGCCTCCATGTCAACGTGCCCTACGGTTCCAACGCGCACCACACGGTCGAAGCCGTCTTCAAGGCGCTCGGCCGGGCGATGTCCGACGCGGTCCGGATCGATCCGCGCATCAAAGGCGTGATGTCCACCAAGGGAGTGCTTGCTTGA
- the hisA gene encoding 1-(5-phosphoribosyl)-5-[(5-phosphoribosylamino)methylideneamino]imidazole-4-carboxamide isomerase, which produces MKFQVIPAIDIQGGKAVRLRQGRAEDVTVFDDSPLAVARRFAEAGASLIHVVDLDGAFSGKPENMEAILRIATSVDVGIEVGGGIRNYDTASRYLGGGVSRIVLGTSIIRDPEEVSRITKAYPGKVAAGIDAKNGAVAIRGWVEVTGVQAVDLARTMEKGGVSAFIYTDISRDGMMSGPNFDSIRAFAKGLSTPVVASGGVTTLSDVEKLAAMSDEGVNAVIIGRAIYDGSVDLASALELELR; this is translated from the coding sequence ATGAAGTTCCAGGTTATTCCGGCGATCGATATCCAGGGCGGCAAGGCGGTCCGGCTTCGGCAGGGGCGCGCCGAGGACGTCACCGTGTTCGACGACTCCCCGCTGGCCGTGGCGCGCCGGTTCGCCGAGGCGGGGGCGAGCCTCATCCACGTGGTCGATCTCGACGGCGCCTTCTCGGGCAAGCCCGAAAACATGGAGGCCATCCTGCGCATCGCCACCTCGGTCGACGTCGGGATCGAGGTCGGCGGCGGCATCCGCAATTATGACACCGCCTCGCGCTACCTCGGCGGCGGCGTCTCCCGCATCGTGCTCGGCACCTCGATCATCCGCGATCCCGAAGAGGTGTCGCGCATCACCAAGGCCTATCCCGGCAAGGTGGCGGCGGGCATCGACGCGAAGAACGGCGCGGTGGCCATCCGCGGCTGGGTCGAGGTGACCGGAGTCCAGGCGGTCGACCTCGCGCGCACCATGGAAAAGGGCGGCGTCTCGGCGTTCATCTACACCGATATTTCCCGCGACGGCATGATGTCCGGCCCCAACTTCGACAGCATCCGCGCCTTCGCGAAGGGGTTGTCCACGCCCGTCGTCGCATCGGGCGGCGTGACCACGCTGTCCGACGTCGAGAAACTGGCGGCCATGTCCGACGAAGGCGTGAACGCGGTCATCATCGGCCGGGCGATCTACGACGGCTCGGTCGACCTCGCCTCCGCACTCGAGCTGGAGCTGAGGTGA
- the thyX gene encoding FAD-dependent thymidylate synthase has product MRASVVLLRCTPEPERLVALAARLCYSPASIAELGEQISAKDIRTFVRRVLSMGHASVLEHVVLTFGIEGISRAASHQLVRHRIASYSQQSQRYVSADFGYVTPETIGESDDGKKRKGAAGLAALFHEHMERSAALYATLVEGGIPAEDARFVLPNASETKIIVTMNARELHHFFALRLCRRAQWEIREAAMRMFELAVAQAPLLFENAGPGCVRGKCPEGEFACKQAVEVRKQFKSMRAPKEG; this is encoded by the coding sequence ATGCGGGCTAGCGTCGTCCTGCTTCGTTGCACGCCGGAACCCGAGCGGCTGGTCGCACTCGCGGCCCGTTTGTGCTATTCCCCCGCGTCCATAGCCGAGCTGGGCGAACAGATCTCGGCCAAAGACATCCGTACGTTCGTCCGGCGCGTCCTGTCCATGGGGCACGCGTCGGTTCTCGAACACGTCGTCCTCACCTTCGGCATCGAGGGAATCTCCCGCGCGGCGTCGCACCAGCTCGTGCGGCACCGGATCGCCTCCTATTCCCAGCAGAGCCAGCGGTACGTCTCGGCCGACTTCGGGTACGTCACGCCCGAGACCATCGGGGAATCGGACGACGGCAAAAAGAGAAAGGGCGCTGCCGGGCTCGCGGCCTTATTCCACGAGCACATGGAGCGGAGCGCCGCGCTCTATGCGACGCTGGTCGAGGGCGGAATCCCGGCCGAGGACGCCCGCTTTGTCCTGCCCAACGCCTCCGAAACGAAAATCATCGTCACGATGAACGCCCGCGAGCTGCACCACTTCTTCGCCCTCCGGCTGTGCCGCCGGGCCCAGTGGGAGATCCGGGAGGCGGCCATGCGGATGTTCGAGCTCGCGGTCGCCCAGGCGCCGCTGCTGTTCGAGAACGCGGGGCCGGGATGCGTGCGGGGCAAATGTCCCGAAGGCGAGTTTGCCTGCAAGCAGGCGGTCGAGGTCCGAAAACAGTTCAAATCGATGCGCGCACCGAAGGAAGGATAA
- the hisF gene encoding imidazole glycerol phosphate synthase subunit HisF, translating into MTLARRIIPCLDVAGGRVVKGVKFLDLKDAGDPVEVARRYDREEADELVFLDITASHEQRDTILDVVSRTAEQVFMPLTVGGGVRTVDDIRALLKAGADKVSINTAAVFRPEFVREAAERFGSQCTVVAIDARAVPGNPGKWEVYTHGGRKATGIDAVEWAARMEEYGSGEILLTSMDRDGTRDGYDLPLTRAISDRVGIPVIASGGVGSLEHLADGLTEGGADAVLAASIFHYGEFTVGQARDFLRDRGIPVRPRPVKR; encoded by the coding sequence GTGACGCTCGCGCGCCGCATCATCCCCTGCCTCGACGTCGCCGGCGGCCGCGTCGTCAAGGGGGTCAAGTTCCTCGACCTCAAGGACGCGGGCGACCCGGTCGAGGTGGCGCGGCGTTACGACCGCGAGGAAGCCGACGAGCTGGTGTTCCTCGACATTACCGCGTCGCACGAGCAGCGCGACACGATTCTCGACGTCGTCTCCCGCACGGCCGAGCAGGTGTTCATGCCGCTCACGGTCGGCGGCGGCGTCCGCACCGTCGACGATATCCGCGCGCTGCTCAAGGCGGGCGCCGACAAGGTGTCGATCAACACGGCGGCGGTGTTCCGCCCCGAATTCGTGCGCGAGGCGGCCGAGCGGTTCGGCAGCCAGTGCACCGTCGTCGCCATCGACGCCCGCGCGGTTCCGGGTAACCCGGGCAAGTGGGAGGTCTACACCCACGGCGGCCGGAAGGCCACGGGCATCGACGCGGTCGAATGGGCGGCGCGCATGGAAGAATACGGGTCGGGCGAGATCCTCTTGACGAGCATGGACCGCGACGGCACGCGCGACGGCTACGACCTGCCGCTGACGCGGGCGATCTCCGACCGGGTGGGCATCCCGGTCATCGCGTCGGGCGGCGTGGGCAGCCTCGAGCACCTGGCCGACGGCCTGACCGAGGGCGGCGCCGATGCCGTGCTCGCGGCGTCGATCTTCCACTACGGCGAATTTACGGTCGGGCAGGCACGCGATTTCCTGCGGGACCGCGGCATTCCGGTCCGGCCCCGGCCGGTAAAACGGTAG
- the hisH gene encoding imidazole glycerol phosphate synthase subunit HisH, translating into MTLRRDAIGVVDYGMGNLRSVGKALESVGFPVVVTGDPSVLSGCRGVVLPGVGAFRDCMDNLRQGGLLPFLADYLASDRPFLGICLGLQLLFTESEEFGRHEGIGFLPGRVVRFPAGMTEPRPGGGERKLKIPHMGWNRIDVVKDHPVLDGIPSGSYFYFVHSYYVDPADSAVVAARSSYGIPFTAAVATGNRLAVQFHPEKSQSAGLRLLSNFGRLSREAG; encoded by the coding sequence TTGACGCTTCGGCGCGACGCGATCGGGGTCGTCGACTACGGCATGGGCAACCTGCGCAGCGTCGGCAAGGCGCTCGAGTCGGTCGGCTTTCCCGTCGTCGTCACCGGCGATCCTTCCGTGCTCTCCGGCTGCCGCGGCGTCGTGCTGCCGGGCGTCGGCGCGTTCCGCGACTGCATGGACAACCTCCGCCAGGGGGGGCTCCTGCCGTTCCTGGCCGATTACCTCGCGTCCGACCGGCCGTTCCTGGGCATCTGCCTGGGGCTGCAACTTTTGTTCACCGAGAGCGAGGAGTTCGGCCGGCACGAAGGGATCGGTTTCCTGCCGGGGAGGGTCGTGCGCTTTCCCGCCGGCATGACCGAACCGCGCCCGGGCGGCGGCGAGCGCAAGCTCAAGATCCCGCATATGGGCTGGAACCGGATCGACGTGGTCAAGGATCACCCGGTGCTCGACGGCATTCCCTCGGGCAGCTATTTCTATTTCGTGCACTCCTACTACGTGGACCCCGCCGATTCTGCGGTCGTGGCCGCGCGGTCGTCCTACGGGATCCCGTTCACGGCTGCGGTGGCCACGGGCAACCGGCTGGCCGTCCAGTTCCACCCCGAGAAGAGCCAGTCCGCGGGCTTGCGGCTCCTCTCCAATTTCGGGCGACTGTCCCGCGAGGCAGGGTGA
- the prmC gene encoding peptide chain release factor N(5)-glutamine methyltransferase has product MTLSEALERFSRALAGAGIDAPHEAEILVAAAANIPRSRLRLEGAREVRELEARLDGWLARRIAGEPVQYILGAWEFYGREFLLTRDTLIPRPETEGLVERSIATLKAAGRERGRILDVGTGSGAIAVTLAAELPSLKAVATDVSAGALRVAHENARRHRVADRVAFVASDGFCALKCAGAFDLVVSNPPYVAEIERETLPREVLGFEPEPALFSGADGLDMLRRLVSEGGRHLRPGGELWCEIGERQGKAVSRLPSGTLRFLAVLKDLAGRDRIAGWRNDL; this is encoded by the coding sequence CTGACGCTCTCGGAAGCGCTCGAGCGCTTTTCCCGCGCGCTGGCCGGGGCGGGGATCGATGCGCCGCACGAGGCCGAGATCCTCGTCGCCGCCGCGGCGAACATTCCCCGGTCGCGTCTGCGCCTCGAAGGCGCGCGGGAAGTCCGCGAGCTCGAGGCGCGGCTCGACGGGTGGCTCGCCCGCCGGATCGCCGGCGAGCCGGTGCAATACATCCTGGGCGCGTGGGAGTTCTACGGCCGCGAGTTCCTCCTCACGCGCGACACGCTCATACCCCGTCCCGAGACCGAGGGGCTCGTCGAACGGTCGATCGCGACGCTCAAGGCCGCCGGCCGCGAGCGCGGGCGCATCCTCGATGTGGGCACGGGCAGCGGGGCGATCGCCGTGACGCTGGCCGCCGAATTGCCCAGCTTGAAGGCGGTCGCGACCGACGTTTCGGCGGGAGCGTTGCGGGTCGCGCACGAGAACGCGCGCCGGCATCGCGTCGCCGACCGGGTGGCGTTCGTCGCCTCCGACGGATTTTGCGCCTTGAAATGCGCGGGCGCTTTTGATCTAGTGGTGTCGAATCCCCCGTACGTTGCCGAAATCGAACGGGAAACGCTTCCGCGCGAGGTCCTCGGCTTCGAGCCGGAACCGGCGCTCTTCTCGGGGGCAGACGGCCTCGACATGCTTCGGCGACTGGTTTCCGAAGGGGGACGCCACCTCCGGCCCGGCGGCGAACTGTGGTGCGAGATCGGGGAGCGGCAGGGCAAGGCGGTGTCCCGGCTCCCGTCGGGCACGCTGCGCTTCCTCGCTGTCCTGAAAGATCTGGCCGGGCGCGACCGCATCGCCGGCTGGCGCAACGACCTGTAA
- the hisD gene encoding histidinol dehydrogenase: MKTGTTAFRKALAAAEIRGATDAAKVAPVVADVIARIRAEGDAALADFTKRFDRFDPGKKGFAVSAKEIEAAWKRTPADLRASLELAAARIEAFHRKQLQQGYEVRMPGAQIGQRVSPVARAGVYVPGGKAAYPSTLLMNAIPARVAGVPEVIAACSAPGGELPDVVLAAARVAGVSSVYRIGGAQAIAAMAFGTKSVPRVDVIVGPGNAYVTEAKRQVYGTVGIDMLAGPSELVVLADETASPVYAAADLLSQAEHDEDAFVVLVTDSAALAKAVDAEVARQAPKLPRKEILAASLDRAAGFLVKDAAEGIDVVNRLAPEHLAIMTARPAETLAGIRNAGTAFLGSYSPVAVGDYIAGINHTLPTGGAARFSSPLGVADFLKRTNVVSYGIRSLQKDAPHVIRLAEREGLAAHAQAVRVRVEEENR; encoded by the coding sequence GTGAAGACGGGCACGACCGCATTCCGCAAGGCCCTGGCGGCCGCGGAGATCCGGGGGGCGACCGACGCCGCGAAGGTGGCGCCCGTCGTGGCCGACGTGATCGCGCGCATCCGCGCCGAGGGCGATGCGGCGCTGGCCGACTTCACGAAGCGGTTCGACCGCTTCGACCCGGGGAAGAAGGGGTTCGCCGTATCGGCGAAAGAGATCGAGGCCGCCTGGAAGCGGACGCCCGCCGACCTGCGTGCGTCGCTCGAGCTGGCCGCCGCCCGCATCGAGGCATTCCACCGGAAGCAGCTCCAGCAGGGATACGAGGTGCGCATGCCCGGCGCGCAGATCGGCCAGCGCGTCTCGCCGGTCGCCCGCGCGGGCGTCTACGTTCCGGGCGGCAAGGCGGCGTACCCGTCGACGCTGCTGATGAATGCGATTCCCGCCCGCGTCGCGGGGGTGCCCGAGGTGATCGCGGCCTGTTCCGCGCCCGGCGGCGAGCTTCCCGACGTCGTGCTGGCGGCCGCCCGGGTCGCGGGCGTCTCGTCGGTCTACCGGATCGGCGGCGCGCAGGCGATCGCCGCGATGGCGTTCGGCACGAAGTCCGTTCCCAGGGTCGACGTGATCGTCGGGCCGGGCAACGCTTACGTCACCGAGGCCAAGCGGCAGGTCTACGGCACGGTCGGCATCGACATGCTGGCGGGTCCGAGCGAGCTCGTGGTGCTGGCCGACGAGACGGCAAGCCCCGTCTACGCGGCGGCCGACCTGCTCTCGCAGGCCGAGCACGACGAGGACGCCTTCGTGGTGCTGGTCACCGATTCCGCCGCGCTGGCGAAGGCGGTCGATGCCGAGGTCGCGCGTCAGGCGCCGAAGCTTCCCCGGAAAGAGATCCTCGCCGCGTCGCTCGACCGCGCGGCCGGCTTCCTCGTGAAGGACGCGGCCGAGGGGATCGACGTCGTCAACCGGCTGGCGCCCGAGCACCTGGCGATCATGACCGCCAGGCCCGCCGAGACGCTGGCCGGCATCCGGAACGCGGGCACGGCATTCCTGGGCAGCTACAGCCCCGTCGCCGTCGGCGACTACATCGCCGGCATCAACCATACGCTGCCCACGGGGGGCGCCGCGCGCTTCTCGTCGCCGCTGGGCGTGGCCGACTTCCTCAAGAGAACCAACGTGGTATCATACGGGATTCGCTCGCTGCAAAAAGATGCACCGCACGTCATCCGGCTCGCCGAGCGCGAAGGCCTGGCCGCGCACGCGCAGGCCGTCCGGGTACGGGTCGAGGAGGAAAACAGGTGA
- the prfA gene encoding peptide chain release factor 1 yields MWSKLESLRARLPELELQQSDPAVLGNHRELQRVGRELSELRPVIAAYDDYLKAQKELEENKELFNAEKDPEMRTMAREEVARLTAELERIEAEIRVLLLPKDPNDDKNILIEIRAGAGGEEAALFAAELFRAYSMYAGTRGWKVEILSHNDTGIGGLREVIAMIEGKGAYSRLKYESGVHRVQRVPATETSGRIHTSTITVAVIPEAEEVDVQLNPDDLRIDVFRSSGPGGQSVNTTDSACRITHIPSGLVVQCQDEKSQLKNKNKAMKILRSRLLDQEQAKAAAERADMRKSQVGTGDRSERIRTYNFPQNRVSDHRIGLTVHNLPAVMEGGLEPFIEALIAQMQMDALKQGTQD; encoded by the coding sequence TTGTGGAGCAAGCTTGAATCGCTCCGTGCGCGGCTGCCCGAGCTCGAGCTGCAGCAATCCGACCCTGCGGTGCTCGGCAACCACCGCGAGCTGCAGCGCGTCGGCCGCGAGCTGTCCGAACTGCGGCCGGTGATCGCAGCCTACGACGATTACCTCAAGGCCCAGAAGGAGCTCGAAGAGAACAAGGAACTTTTCAACGCCGAGAAGGATCCCGAGATGCGCACCATGGCGCGCGAGGAAGTGGCGCGCCTGACCGCCGAGCTCGAGCGGATCGAGGCCGAGATCCGCGTCCTGCTGCTGCCGAAGGACCCCAACGACGACAAGAACATCCTCATCGAGATCCGGGCCGGGGCGGGCGGCGAAGAGGCGGCGCTGTTCGCCGCCGAGTTGTTCCGCGCCTACTCGATGTACGCGGGAACGCGCGGCTGGAAGGTCGAGATCCTGTCGCACAACGACACGGGGATCGGCGGCCTGCGGGAAGTCATCGCGATGATCGAGGGGAAGGGCGCCTACAGCCGCCTCAAGTACGAGAGCGGCGTACACCGCGTCCAGCGCGTGCCGGCCACCGAGACGAGCGGGCGCATCCACACTTCCACCATCACCGTCGCGGTCATCCCCGAGGCCGAGGAGGTCGACGTCCAGCTGAATCCGGACGACCTTCGCATCGACGTGTTCCGCTCCTCGGGCCCGGGTGGCCAGAGCGTCAACACGACCGACTCGGCATGCCGCATAACCCACATCCCGAGCGGTCTCGTCGTGCAGTGCCAGGACGAGAAATCGCAGCTCAAGAACAAGAACAAGGCCATGAAGATCCTGCGGTCGCGCCTGCTCGACCAGGAGCAGGCCAAGGCCGCCGCCGAACGCGCCGACATGCGCAAGTCGCAGGTCGGCACGGGCGACCGCAGCGAGCGGATCCGCACCTACAACTTCCCGCAGAACCGGGTCAGCGACCACAGGATCGGGCTGACCGTGCACAACCTGCCCGCGGTCATGGAAGGCGGGCTCGAACCGTTCATCGAGGCGCTCATCGCACAGATGCAGATGGATGCGCTGAAGCAGGGGACCCAGGACTGA
- the murA gene encoding UDP-N-acetylglucosamine 1-carboxyvinyltransferase, translating into MWPGATASPAGATTCKRSHTLDIFQIQGGTPLHGTVRVSGAKNAALPIMAAALLADGPVDIFGIPRLRDINTFGKLLATMGATVEWLPPDADGRETLRIDGTTVTRAEAPYDLVKTMRASVLVLGPLLARHGRARISMPGGCAIGARPIDQHLKGLEALGAITALAEGYIEAAVGRLKGAPVWFDMCTVTGTENLLMAAALAEGTTVLKNSAREPEVIDLVRMLRAMGADIEGEGTEEIVVRGVEALHGCRYEVMADRIEAGTLLLAGAITGGDVLAEGADPATMDALLEKMAQSGADITVVPGGIRVRRSGPIRSVNIKTAPYPGFPTDMQAQFMAYMCLGDGFSIMSETIFENRFMHVAELRRMGAQIDVSGNTAAIKGVSKLSGAPLMATDLRASASLVLAGLAAAGKTEVLRIYHLDRGYEKLEDKLSALGARILRVQE; encoded by the coding sequence ATCTGGCCGGGCGCGACCGCATCGCCGGCTGGCGCAACGACCTGTAAAAGGAGCCACACGCTGGACATCTTCCAGATCCAGGGCGGAACGCCGCTTCACGGCACGGTGCGCGTCTCGGGCGCCAAGAATGCGGCGCTGCCGATCATGGCCGCGGCGCTCCTGGCCGACGGGCCGGTCGACATCTTCGGCATCCCGCGCCTGCGCGACATCAACACCTTCGGCAAGCTGCTCGCCACGATGGGGGCCACCGTCGAATGGCTCCCCCCCGACGCCGACGGCCGCGAGACGCTCCGGATCGACGGCACGACGGTCACCCGCGCCGAGGCGCCTTACGACCTCGTCAAGACGATGCGGGCCTCGGTTCTCGTGCTGGGGCCGCTGCTGGCACGCCACGGCCGCGCCCGCATCTCGATGCCGGGCGGCTGCGCGATCGGGGCCCGCCCCATCGACCAGCACCTCAAGGGACTCGAGGCGCTCGGCGCGATCACCGCGCTCGCCGAAGGGTACATCGAGGCGGCGGTCGGAAGGCTCAAGGGCGCTCCGGTCTGGTTCGACATGTGCACGGTCACCGGCACCGAGAACCTGCTGATGGCGGCCGCGCTCGCCGAGGGGACGACCGTGCTCAAGAACAGCGCGCGCGAGCCCGAGGTGATCGACCTCGTCCGGATGCTCCGGGCGATGGGCGCCGACATCGAGGGGGAAGGCACCGAGGAGATCGTCGTCCGCGGCGTCGAAGCGCTGCACGGCTGCCGCTACGAGGTCATGGCCGACCGGATCGAGGCGGGCACGCTGTTGCTGGCCGGGGCGATCACCGGCGGCGACGTGCTGGCCGAGGGGGCCGACCCCGCCACGATGGACGCCCTGCTCGAGAAGATGGCGCAGAGCGGCGCCGACATCACGGTCGTGCCGGGCGGCATCCGGGTTCGCCGCAGCGGGCCGATCCGATCCGTCAACATCAAGACCGCGCCCTACCCGGGCTTCCCCACCGACATGCAGGCGCAGTTCATGGCCTACATGTGCCTGGGCGACGGCTTCAGCATCATGAGCGAGACGATCTTCGAGAACCGCTTCATGCACGTCGCCGAGCTCCGGCGCATGGGGGCCCAGATCGACGTCTCCGGCAACACTGCGGCGATCAAGGGAGTCTCGAAGCTCTCGGGCGCCCCGCTGATGGCGACCGACCTGCGCGCGTCCGCCTCGCTCGTCCTGGCCGGCCTCGCGGCGGCAGGAAAGACCGAGGTGCTGCGCATCTACCATCTCGACCGCGGCTACGAGAAGCTCGAAGACAAGCTTTCCGCGCTCGGCGCCCGGATTCTCCGGGTCCAAGAATAG
- a CDS encoding DUF1385 domain-containing protein: protein MPAETKELVLGGQAVIEGVMMKGPKMFSVAVRRASGEIRIRDFDIVDGSALRVRLSKMPLVRGVVTMAAMLVIGYKALQFSADEAIEDAEAAEAAEAAEKGIAAPAPGPKKKDAGDKWAMAGAMGLALAMGIGLFFLLPHFLTVLMQRTWPTLSGSLAFNLIDGLLRVLVFVGYVGGISFMKDIRRIFQYHGAEHKVVNAYEHKAELTPEAVRAYSVLHPRCGTSFLLFVMLIGIVVFSFIPYDSPQVVKVAMKLALLPVVAGISYEVLRLTARNLDSPMFKALVAPGLVLQRLTTREPDLSQIEVALASFVRVLPRPEADEKEMSLVEQA, encoded by the coding sequence ATGCCTGCCGAAACGAAAGAGCTGGTGCTGGGCGGCCAGGCCGTCATCGAAGGCGTCATGATGAAGGGGCCGAAGATGTTCTCGGTCGCCGTGCGCCGGGCGAGCGGCGAGATCCGTATCCGCGATTTCGATATCGTCGACGGGAGCGCGCTGCGCGTGCGCTTGTCGAAGATGCCGCTGGTGCGCGGCGTCGTGACGATGGCCGCGATGCTGGTCATCGGCTACAAGGCGCTCCAGTTCTCGGCCGACGAGGCCATCGAGGACGCCGAGGCGGCCGAGGCGGCCGAGGCGGCGGAAAAGGGGATCGCGGCGCCCGCGCCGGGCCCGAAAAAGAAAGACGCGGGAGACAAGTGGGCCATGGCGGGCGCCATGGGCCTCGCGCTGGCCATGGGCATCGGGCTCTTCTTCCTGTTGCCCCACTTCCTCACCGTGCTGATGCAGCGGACGTGGCCGACGCTTTCCGGGTCGCTCGCGTTCAACCTGATCGACGGTCTCCTCCGCGTGCTCGTCTTCGTCGGCTACGTCGGGGGCATCTCGTTCATGAAGGACATCCGGCGCATATTCCAGTACCACGGCGCCGAGCACAAGGTCGTCAACGCTTACGAGCACAAGGCCGAGCTGACGCCCGAGGCGGTGCGCGCCTACTCGGTGCTGCACCCGCGCTGCGGCACGAGCTTCCTCCTGTTCGTCATGCTGATCGGGATCGTGGTCTTTTCGTTCATCCCCTACGACAGCCCGCAGGTGGTCAAGGTGGCGATGAAACTGGCCCTGCTGCCGGTCGTCGCCGGCATCTCTTACGAGGTGCTGCGGCTCACGGCGCGCAACCTCGACTCTCCGATGTTCAAGGCGCTGGTCGCCCCCGGCCTGGTGCTCCAGCGGCTGACCACGCGCGAGCCCGACCTTTCCCAGATCGAGGTGGCGCTCGCGTCCTTTGTCCGCGTGCTGCCGCGGCCGGAAGCCGATGAAAAGGAGATGTCCCTTGTGGAGCAAGCTTGA